One genomic region from Pseudoduganella lutea encodes:
- a CDS encoding beta-ketoacyl-ACP synthase: MSRRVVVTGMAGISPIGNDWAAVRQRLGEYRNAIVRMEEWANYEGLNTNLGAPAAPFELTARYNRKTTRSMGRVALMATRASELALLDAGLLDHPLLTSGRMGVSFGSSAGTPSAIGDFGRMMEDRTTKGINATTYIKMMAHTAPVNIGVFFGMTGRVYTTSSACTSGSQGIGYAYEAIRSGAQTAMLAGGAEELDATEAAVFDTLFATSTRNDAPHTSPRPFDGQRDGLVIGEGAGALVLEEREHALARGATIHAELVGFGTNSDGVHVTQPNAETMKTAMLLALEDAGLAPSAIGYVNAHGTGTAQGDVAESHATHQVFGSGVPISSLKSYMGHTLGACGALEAWISIEMMREGWFAPTINLDGVDPQCAPLDYIAGAGRALQCEYVMSNNFAFGGINTSLIFKRM, from the coding sequence ATGAGCCGCCGCGTCGTCGTCACCGGCATGGCCGGCATCAGCCCGATCGGCAATGACTGGGCCGCCGTGCGCCAGCGGCTGGGCGAGTACCGCAATGCCATCGTGCGGATGGAAGAGTGGGCCAACTACGAAGGCCTGAACACGAACCTGGGTGCGCCGGCAGCGCCGTTCGAGCTCACGGCGCGCTATAACCGCAAGACCACCCGCAGCATGGGCCGCGTGGCGCTGATGGCCACGCGTGCCAGCGAGCTGGCGCTGCTGGATGCGGGCCTGCTCGACCATCCGCTGCTCACGTCGGGGCGGATGGGCGTCTCGTTCGGTTCCTCGGCCGGCACGCCGAGCGCCATCGGCGACTTTGGCCGCATGATGGAAGACCGCACCACGAAAGGCATCAACGCCACCACGTACATCAAGATGATGGCGCACACGGCGCCGGTGAACATCGGCGTGTTCTTCGGCATGACCGGACGGGTGTACACCACGTCGTCGGCCTGCACGTCCGGCAGCCAGGGCATCGGCTACGCCTACGAGGCGATCAGGAGCGGCGCGCAGACGGCGATGCTGGCCGGTGGCGCCGAGGAACTCGATGCCACCGAAGCGGCCGTGTTCGACACGCTGTTCGCCACCAGCACGCGCAACGATGCGCCGCACACGTCGCCGCGCCCGTTCGACGGGCAGCGCGACGGCCTCGTGATCGGCGAGGGCGCCGGCGCGCTGGTGCTGGAAGAGCGCGAACACGCGCTGGCGCGCGGTGCCACGATCCACGCCGAACTGGTGGGCTTCGGCACCAACAGCGACGGCGTGCACGTGACGCAGCCGAACGCGGAAACGATGAAGACGGCCATGCTGCTGGCACTGGAAGACGCGGGCCTGGCGCCATCGGCGATCGGCTACGTCAACGCGCACGGCACCGGCACCGCCCAGGGCGACGTGGCCGAATCGCATGCCACGCACCAGGTATTCGGCAGCGGCGTGCCGATCAGCTCCCTGAAAAGCTATATGGGCCACACACTGGGCGCCTGCGGCGCGCTGGAGGCATGGATCAGCATCGAGATGATGCGCGAAGGCTGGTTCGCGCCAACGATCAACCTCGATGGCGTGGACCCACAATGCGCACCGCTCGACTATATCGCCGGCGCGGGCCGCGCACTGCAATGCGAGTATGTGATGTCGAACAATTTCGCATTCGGCGGCATCAATACCTCGCTCATCTTCAAGCGCATGTAA
- a CDS encoding ApeP family dehydratase has translation MLARGETGAAIPPVADILPHAGQMVLLDRVVSVGDDDLCAEVTIRPDSMFCDGTAVGAWVGIEYMAQAIAAHAGWLARRRGDPVKVGFLLGSRKYEAGIPAFTVGSVLHVHAHRALQGDNGLGAFECRIDTGGSTVATATVTVYQPDNVNEFLSGGTAV, from the coding sequence GTGCTGGCACGCGGCGAGACCGGGGCGGCGATTCCGCCTGTCGCGGACATCCTTCCCCATGCCGGCCAGATGGTGCTGCTCGACCGCGTCGTCAGCGTGGGCGACGACGACCTGTGCGCCGAGGTGACGATCCGGCCGGACAGCATGTTCTGCGACGGCACGGCCGTTGGCGCGTGGGTCGGCATCGAATACATGGCGCAGGCGATCGCGGCGCATGCCGGCTGGCTGGCGCGCCGCCGCGGCGATCCCGTCAAGGTCGGGTTTCTGCTGGGATCGCGCAAATATGAAGCGGGCATTCCCGCATTTACAGTGGGCAGCGTGCTGCACGTGCACGCGCACCGCGCGCTACAGGGCGACAACGGCCTGGGTGCGTTCGAGTGCCGGATCGACACCGGGGGCAGCACGGTGGCCACGGCCACCGTCACGGTGTACCAGCCCGACAATGTCAATGAGTTTCTTTCAGGTGGAACAGCGGTATGA
- a CDS encoding 3-ketoacyl-ACP reductase FabG2 has translation MTRSPSVLVTGSSRGIGKAIALRLARDGYDVVLHCRSGRAEADAVAAQVVAMGRAARVLQFDVADRAATAAALEADIAEHGCYYGVVTNAGIARDNAFPAMPGEDWDIVLRTNLDGFYNVLNPLVMPLVQRRKPGRIVTLASVSGLVGNRGQVNYSAAKAGIIGATKALALELAKRAITVNCVAPGLIETDMTSEVPMDEALKMIPARRIGKPEEVAAAVSFLMGEDAAYITRQVISVNGGLA, from the coding sequence ATGACACGGTCACCAAGCGTGCTGGTGACGGGATCGTCGCGCGGCATCGGCAAGGCGATCGCGCTGCGCCTCGCGCGCGACGGCTATGACGTGGTGCTGCATTGCCGCAGCGGGCGCGCCGAAGCCGATGCGGTGGCGGCGCAGGTCGTCGCCATGGGGCGGGCGGCCCGCGTGCTGCAGTTCGACGTTGCCGACCGTGCCGCCACGGCTGCCGCGCTCGAGGCGGACATCGCGGAGCACGGCTGCTACTACGGCGTCGTCACCAATGCCGGCATCGCCCGCGACAACGCGTTTCCCGCGATGCCGGGCGAAGACTGGGACATCGTGCTGCGCACGAACCTGGATGGCTTCTACAACGTGCTGAACCCGCTGGTCATGCCGCTGGTCCAGCGCCGCAAGCCGGGCCGCATCGTCACGCTCGCTTCCGTGTCCGGCCTCGTGGGCAACCGCGGGCAGGTCAACTACAGCGCCGCCAAGGCCGGCATCATCGGCGCCACCAAGGCGCTGGCGCTGGAACTGGCCAAGCGCGCCATCACGGTGAACTGCGTGGCGCCCGGCCTCATCGAAACGGACATGACGAGCGAGGTGCCGATGGACGAGGCACTGAAGATGATCCCGGCGCGCCGCATCGGCAAGCCGGAAGAAGTGGCCGCCGCCGTCAGCTTCCTGATGGGCGAGGATGCCGCCTACATCACGCGTCAGGTCATTTCCGTCAACGGCGGCCTGGCATGA
- a CDS encoding DUF3261 domain-containing protein, which produces MNAGMHAWMNARPTMAVKAVAMMSLVAALAACTSAPPPPARLGLKLAPAALGESISVQQHLKVERAGRTDDMDVALQVEPEAIDMVGLAFGQRVLTVHYDGKEVKEWRHVMLPRQVRAEDVLEDMQLTLWPVEAVAQALPPGWRIAEEGRGKGLLRTLYLGDEPIMKIAYSGQPRWSGTVVLENLRYKYRLTIQFAPE; this is translated from the coding sequence ATGAATGCGGGGATGCATGCGTGGATGAATGCGCGGCCGACAATGGCGGTGAAAGCCGTTGCGATGATGTCGCTGGTGGCCGCGCTGGCCGCTTGCACGTCGGCGCCACCGCCGCCGGCCAGGCTCGGGCTGAAGCTGGCCCCGGCCGCGCTGGGGGAATCGATCAGCGTGCAGCAGCACCTGAAGGTGGAGCGCGCGGGCCGCACGGACGACATGGACGTGGCGTTGCAGGTCGAGCCGGAGGCGATCGACATGGTCGGCCTGGCGTTCGGCCAGCGCGTGCTGACGGTGCATTACGACGGCAAGGAAGTGAAGGAATGGCGGCACGTGATGCTGCCGCGCCAGGTGCGCGCCGAAGACGTGCTGGAAGACATGCAGCTGACCCTGTGGCCCGTGGAAGCGGTGGCGCAGGCGCTGCCGCCCGGCTGGCGCATCGCCGAGGAGGGCCGCGGCAAAGGCCTGCTGCGAACGCTGTACCTGGGCGATGAGCCCATCATGAAGATCGCGTACAGCGGCCAGCCGCGCTGGAGCGGCACGGTCGTGCTGGAGAACCTGCGGTATAAATACCGGCTGACGATCCAGTTCGCCCCCGAATGA
- a CDS encoding polysaccharide deacetylase family protein: MPFRTLLLVVLAAAAHLAHAQDAGPAPLPAAPPALCPAPPALCPAPLAPARLPDTPAAPAPIRFLLSFDDGPSGSSGDNSTVRVLDTLARNGVQAGIKAVFFTQTRHWHGGGTETGRALIRREHADGHVVALHSATATHANHRFMATAELDDSLRRGVDDLRTLTGTTPRLVRPPFWAYDAATLDSYHRHGLRMLLTDLNANDGKIWGVNFSWHKRSNMLAMLTETRKRWAAGAMHVVDGATPVVVTFHDVNSYTARNLEVYLRILVDVARELDMPVAAKPFYDERDALEWAALASTVSSAAEHPRLPGFWNWLWQ; this comes from the coding sequence GTGCCGTTCCGAACCTTGCTGCTTGTCGTTCTCGCCGCCGCAGCGCACCTTGCCCATGCACAGGACGCCGGGCCGGCGCCCCTGCCCGCCGCGCCGCCGGCGCTATGCCCTGCGCCGCCGGCGCTATGCCCCGCCCCGCTGGCACCGGCGCGCCTTCCCGATACGCCGGCCGCGCCGGCCCCCATCCGCTTCCTGCTCAGCTTTGACGACGGTCCGAGCGGCTCCAGCGGCGACAATTCCACCGTGCGCGTGCTCGACACCCTCGCCCGCAACGGCGTGCAGGCCGGCATCAAGGCCGTGTTCTTCACGCAGACGCGCCACTGGCACGGCGGCGGCACGGAAACCGGCCGCGCGCTGATCCGGCGCGAGCACGCGGATGGCCACGTGGTGGCGCTCCATTCGGCCACCGCCACGCACGCCAACCACCGCTTCATGGCCACGGCGGAACTGGACGACTCGCTGCGCCGCGGCGTGGACGACCTGCGCACGCTGACCGGCACCACGCCGCGCCTCGTGCGCCCGCCATTCTGGGCCTACGATGCCGCCACGCTGGACAGCTACCACCGCCATGGCCTGCGCATGCTGCTGACGGACCTGAACGCCAACGATGGCAAGATCTGGGGCGTCAACTTCAGCTGGCACAAGCGCTCCAACATGCTGGCCATGCTCACCGAGACCCGCAAGCGCTGGGCCGCCGGCGCCATGCATGTCGTCGACGGCGCCACGCCGGTCGTCGTCACGTTCCACGACGTCAACAGCTACACGGCCCGCAATCTCGAGGTCTACCTGCGCATCCTCGTCGACGTCGCCCGCGAGCTCGACATGCCCGTCGCCGCGAAGCCGTTCTACGACGAGCGCGACGCGCTGGAATGGGCGGCGCTGGCCAGCACCGTCAGCAGCGCCGCCGAGCACCCGCGGCTGCCGGGGTTCTGGAACTGGCTGTGGCAGTAA
- a CDS encoding 4'-phosphopantetheinyl transferase family protein, with the protein MAAAHVWLARIDGLDEARFAEYRQWLSPGERERTFVREGRRRQFIAARALLRIAIGALLHVPARSVELGGAPGRAPWLAAPAVPMPGLSVSHSGPWVACALSADTALGLDIEMKDAARDIAALAEHAFDAATCARLAALPDGARIEAFYVEWSAQEARVKLGVAAEGCYALAHEELSVVVCSAVPLARPALLEVVDL; encoded by the coding sequence ATGGCGGCCGCGCACGTGTGGCTGGCCCGTATCGACGGGCTGGACGAGGCGCGGTTCGCAGAGTATCGGCAGTGGCTGAGCCCCGGCGAACGAGAGCGCACCTTCGTGCGCGAAGGGCGCCGGCGCCAGTTCATCGCCGCGCGGGCATTGCTGCGGATCGCCATCGGCGCACTGCTGCACGTGCCGGCGCGATCCGTCGAACTGGGCGGCGCGCCCGGCCGGGCGCCCTGGCTGGCAGCGCCCGCCGTGCCGATGCCCGGATTGTCGGTGTCGCACAGCGGGCCGTGGGTGGCCTGTGCGCTCAGTGCCGACACGGCGCTCGGGCTGGATATTGAAATGAAGGATGCCGCGCGCGATATCGCCGCGCTGGCGGAGCATGCATTCGATGCGGCCACGTGCGCGCGCCTTGCGGCGCTGCCCGATGGCGCACGGATCGAGGCGTTTTACGTTGAGTGGAGTGCGCAGGAGGCGCGGGTCAAGCTGGGTGTGGCGGCGGAAGGGTGTTACGCGCTGGCGCACGAGGAACTGTCGGTGGTGGTGTGCAGTGCCGTGCCGCTGGCGCGGCCTGCGCTGCTGGAAGTCGTGGACCTGTGA
- a CDS encoding excinuclease ATPase subunit, whose product MKKAMLTMVLAASAVAATLPAVAADRQMMMPIEGAMNVNDAKGRLGDTVKFYFGDQKTPKVASKITSDSTSQKTNSVGKSPEEACNWAFLSAMLALKKKAESVGANAVVNIVSNYKHKEMSSQTEFECHDGNIVSGVALKAEFVKLAD is encoded by the coding sequence ATGAAAAAAGCGATGTTGACGATGGTTCTCGCGGCAAGTGCCGTAGCCGCCACCCTGCCGGCCGTTGCGGCGGACCGCCAGATGATGATGCCGATCGAAGGCGCGATGAACGTGAACGATGCGAAAGGGCGCCTGGGCGACACGGTGAAGTTCTACTTCGGCGACCAGAAGACGCCGAAGGTGGCCTCGAAGATCACGTCCGACAGCACGAGCCAGAAGACCAACAGCGTGGGCAAGTCGCCGGAAGAAGCCTGCAACTGGGCGTTCCTGTCGGCCATGCTGGCGTTGAAGAAGAAGGCCGAGTCGGTGGGCGCCAACGCCGTGGTCAATATCGTCAGCAACTACAAGCACAAGGAAATGTCGAGCCAGACGGAATTCGAATGCCATGACGGCAACATCGTCAGCGGCGTCGCGCTGAAGGCGGAATTCGTCAAGCTGGCCGACTGA
- a CDS encoding class I SAM-dependent methyltransferase, with protein MNVQPQRAQAAAPTEPHVPETAFGKWFLRTPTWTVHVLERALADLDRLMPAGRRHFDVVADVGCGYGRSLTKLHERFAPKRLIGMDIDPEMIEESGKEVAQHGIAAEFVCCSSSNIALPDASVDLLFCHQTFHHLIDQERAIAEFFRVLKPGGVLLFAESTRRYIHSWIIRLLFRHPMDVQKTAPEYLAMVRSAGFDVPDSAVSYPFLWWSREDLGLLERVLRIKPRAVREETLINLVARKP; from the coding sequence ATGAATGTTCAGCCACAGCGGGCCCAGGCAGCGGCGCCCACCGAGCCGCACGTGCCGGAAACGGCATTCGGCAAATGGTTCCTGCGCACGCCAACGTGGACCGTGCACGTGCTGGAGCGCGCGCTGGCCGACCTCGATCGCCTGATGCCCGCCGGTCGCCGGCACTTCGACGTGGTCGCCGACGTGGGTTGCGGCTACGGCCGCTCGCTGACCAAGCTGCACGAACGCTTCGCGCCGAAGCGGCTGATCGGCATGGACATCGACCCGGAAATGATCGAGGAATCGGGCAAGGAAGTGGCGCAGCACGGCATCGCGGCGGAATTCGTCTGCTGCTCCAGCTCGAACATTGCCTTGCCCGACGCCTCCGTGGACCTGCTGTTCTGCCACCAGACGTTCCACCACCTGATCGACCAGGAGCGCGCGATCGCCGAATTCTTCCGCGTGCTGAAACCCGGCGGCGTGCTGCTGTTCGCGGAATCGACGCGGCGCTACATCCATTCGTGGATCATCCGGCTGCTGTTCCGCCACCCGATGGACGTGCAGAAGACGGCGCCAGAATACCTGGCCATGGTGCGCAGCGCCGGCTTCGACGTGCCGGACAGCGCCGTGTCGTATCCCTTCCTGTGGTGGAGCCGCGAGGACCTGGGCCTGCTGGAGCGCGTCTTGCGCATCAAGCCGCGGGCCGTGCGCGAGGAAACGCTGATCAACCTCGTGGCAAGGAAGCCCTGA